The following coding sequences lie in one Armatimonadota bacterium genomic window:
- a CDS encoding S-layer homology domain-containing protein, with protein sequence MRKLIAGFALLVAAIATAHAQAPFADVPKDHWAYEAVSTLSQRGYMLGYPSGSFDGKKAMTRYEFAVAIARLLPQLEQSIKEQISAATPAPKPAPDLTGLATKQDLQTLLTKEDFDSISKLVDQFAPELKMLEVDVTGLRRDLNSLTKRVAKIEDELSRVNISGEMNIIGRGSSIQRSSLARKVYPTDYDGRTLQRTDNIIDPAQVYYDMDLALRLRVNKGIYANTVLNVGNYLGGFASAPRVDFPYGAAGKGSLNSEITPWKAYVSAPFHAPILGQVQAELGKTGIKFTPYTLRLQDYDTYTKLTKTDNGEIVFSGAKGKFNIGPVGFVAYAGQHGNDATSTGMPIFVTTNFTPRPQNPLKEVPLALFPGIPPAFIELRQSAGVHANFAFGNENTLGGTYIEAGTAEQTYFDGSNSRNVKRAEIYGADAKLNLAMGLRFKGEFASSLLTDEPKLGGSGGVWPNNKRNAFDGRLSREFGRLDLTAGYRRIDPFFGAPGAWGSIGSWKNPTNIQGFVSNAELELTNRLSLEGAYDSYRSVVRGVNTLVDGSTGLSASGIGNALDNSGDTKLQHIKAGLKYDLTGATTLDLGLEQVLYKDLANSSIRSANGDPRESYYNFGLGSDLGDNTTLRVLYQIIDYKHHFLTDGQDARGNVAVAQFQVKF encoded by the coding sequence GTCGCCATCGCGAGACTGCTCCCTCAGTTGGAGCAATCGATCAAGGAGCAGATCTCCGCCGCCACCCCGGCGCCGAAACCTGCACCGGACCTGACCGGCCTCGCCACCAAGCAAGACCTGCAGACCCTGCTCACCAAAGAGGATTTTGATTCCATCAGCAAACTGGTGGATCAGTTCGCCCCCGAACTCAAGATGCTCGAAGTGGACGTGACCGGTCTCCGGCGCGACCTCAACAGCCTCACGAAGCGTGTCGCCAAGATCGAAGATGAACTCTCCCGCGTGAACATCAGCGGCGAAATGAACATCATCGGCCGCGGCAGCAGCATCCAGCGCAGTTCGCTCGCCCGCAAGGTCTATCCCACCGATTACGATGGCCGCACCCTTCAGCGAACGGACAATATCATCGACCCGGCCCAGGTTTACTACGATATGGACCTGGCGCTGAGGCTTCGGGTGAACAAGGGCATCTATGCCAACACCGTTCTGAACGTCGGCAACTACCTCGGAGGGTTCGCTTCAGCCCCACGCGTCGATTTTCCGTACGGCGCTGCAGGCAAGGGCAGCCTCAACAGCGAGATCACGCCGTGGAAGGCTTATGTGTCCGCTCCGTTCCACGCTCCGATCCTCGGGCAGGTTCAGGCGGAACTTGGCAAGACCGGCATCAAGTTCACGCCATACACGCTTCGCCTGCAGGATTACGACACCTACACGAAGCTCACGAAGACCGATAACGGCGAAATCGTGTTCAGCGGCGCAAAGGGCAAGTTCAACATCGGTCCGGTAGGCTTCGTCGCCTATGCCGGCCAGCATGGTAACGACGCGACCTCCACAGGCATGCCGATCTTCGTCACGACCAACTTCACGCCGCGCCCCCAGAATCCGCTAAAGGAAGTGCCGCTCGCTCTCTTCCCGGGCATCCCTCCGGCATTCATCGAACTGAGGCAGTCCGCCGGCGTTCACGCCAACTTTGCGTTCGGCAATGAGAACACCCTCGGCGGAACGTATATCGAGGCGGGAACCGCCGAACAGACCTACTTCGACGGCTCCAACTCGCGGAACGTCAAGCGTGCTGAGATCTATGGCGCTGACGCCAAACTGAACCTCGCCATGGGACTTAGGTTCAAAGGCGAATTCGCTTCCAGCCTTCTGACCGACGAGCCCAAGCTCGGCGGCAGCGGCGGCGTCTGGCCGAACAACAAACGCAACGCTTTCGACGGTCGCCTGTCCCGGGAGTTCGGCCGTCTCGACCTCACGGCCGGGTACCGCCGGATCGATCCCTTCTTCGGCGCTCCGGGCGCCTGGGGCAGCATCGGCTCCTGGAAAAACCCGACGAACATTCAGGGTTTCGTGAGCAATGCCGAACTCGAGCTGACCAACCGCCTCTCCCTGGAGGGCGCGTACGACAGCTACCGTTCGGTGGTCCGTGGAGTCAATACGCTTGTAGACGGTTCAACCGGGCTGAGCGCATCGGGCATCGGCAATGCGTTGGACAATTCCGGTGACACCAAACTCCAGCACATCAAGGCCGGCCTCAAGTACGACCTCACGGGCGCCACGACTCTGGATCTGGGGTTGGAGCAGGTTCTCTACAAGGACCTCGCCAATTCAAGCATCCGATCCGCCAACGGAGACCCGCGCGAATCCTACTACAACTTCGGTCTCGGCAGCGACCTCGGCGACAATACGACGCTCAGGGTTCTCTACCAGATCATTGATTACAAGCACCATTTCCTGACCGATGGACAGGACGCCCGCGGCAACGTGGCGGTCGCCCAGTTCCAGGTGAAGTTCTAG
- a CDS encoding PfkB family carbohydrate kinase has product MIICVSANPSLDQILVTNGFALGGKVEPTRWTVSPGGSGVRIGVVARQMGAPTVVTGFRGGGAGQWHARLMDGLGLEHDFVEIEGETRGTVLLLDETQGFMVELPGRAPDITPADTERLLAKVKELAGKGDWVIISGRLPANSSADLYHDIVDAAHSEGALVAVDARGPALISALRAVPDVWKPNAEEMEEALEAGIDPVAQCEAGTTILLSEGKRGALLLQKGSAMRFSPPPLRPWNPAGSGNALLAATIAALHEGTSWEEAVREGLAAGVANMRYDVAGYVTREEVKALAPRVTMTDERA; this is encoded by the coding sequence GTGATTATCTGCGTTAGCGCCAACCCGTCCCTGGACCAAATACTCGTCACCAACGGTTTCGCGCTTGGCGGCAAGGTTGAGCCCACGCGTTGGACGGTTTCTCCCGGGGGGTCCGGTGTTCGCATCGGTGTGGTTGCCCGCCAGATGGGCGCTCCCACCGTGGTGACCGGCTTCCGGGGTGGCGGCGCGGGCCAGTGGCACGCCCGCCTGATGGACGGTTTGGGTTTGGAGCATGATTTCGTGGAGATTGAGGGCGAAACCCGCGGAACCGTGCTTCTCCTGGACGAAACGCAAGGCTTTATGGTCGAGCTGCCGGGCCGGGCCCCGGACATCACCCCCGCCGATACGGAGCGCCTTCTTGCCAAAGTGAAGGAACTGGCCGGCAAAGGCGATTGGGTGATCATCTCCGGCCGTTTGCCCGCCAACTCCAGCGCCGACCTCTACCACGACATCGTCGATGCGGCACACTCGGAGGGTGCGCTCGTCGCGGTGGACGCTCGCGGTCCGGCCCTGATTTCCGCCCTTCGCGCGGTGCCGGACGTGTGGAAGCCGAATGCGGAGGAGATGGAGGAGGCGTTGGAGGCCGGCATTGACCCGGTGGCTCAATGTGAGGCGGGCACCACCATCCTTCTGTCTGAAGGGAAGCGGGGCGCGTTGTTGCTGCAGAAGGGCAGTGCGATGCGCTTTTCGCCGCCGCCCCTTCGCCCCTGGAATCCGGCCGGCAGCGGAAACGCCCTCCTTGCCGCCACAATCGCGGCGCTCCACGAGGGGACATCCTGGGAAGAGGCAGTCCGTGAGGGTCTGGCCGCCGGCGTTGCCAATATGCGCTATGACGTTGCCGGTTATGTGACGCGTGAAGAGGTGAAGGCCCTGGCGCCGCGCGTGACGATGACCGACGAGCGCGCCTGA
- a CDS encoding DUF2961 domain-containing protein has product MQKRFVLLSLLGILCAPAFAASPFRQLYDLDDLPLLKPGVRTYQVSSHDPTGGNADAGHFVRVEGNVKVLADLKGPGIVRRLWSANPSGRLRITVDGAVVVDAPFQDLFEAKVRGFTPPIAGRSSGGWYSYVPIAFEKSCLITATDAGNFYYQVTWQKLPQDSKVTPFGGDLSESDAGYAAKAEDVWSHLGAPLADSRAVALPKRFVSLPPGGRWAQPIQGPGTITSLRFAFPAGVTWSTLRQTVLRISFDGEKSAVEAPLADFLGMGFEGVRWKSLPLGVEETGGYCYFRMPFARSARIELENQSRSAFQASFSGLARPGVPATPYGYFHANYHSAVNVGGRDYVFGRLQGVGHVVGVTESMRGNGSLWFLEGDEKVYVDGSKSPDIYGTGTEDFYNCGWYFQTGLVDVALHGLSHKTDNEIAAWRFEIPDAIPFRRFLDFHIEHGGTDDVAGSEYSSVIYWYGKAGSKYVAGALPRGSALLPRPFVAPIEGAIQAADANWVGTGGATIRKEPWQTLGSYRGAGRTLIKGAAGSGASFGVEARFTDDYDVDVYLSGAGTASQATLILDGSPVGTPMRDTGAPLPIRKVSAGAVRLTEGKHALGVRITSGSSIAIAAVRVQPRSPLVRDFAVLGPFPIAGAEGAKTPLPADGKAPDLSRAYAVGSRSLKWTVLRAPNGLLDLAATLSPHVNVAAYVAFAVKSPHDQTLPLMIGSDDGVQVWANGALVTTNNVVRGFRLDEDRVPVSLKAGWNTIVLKVAQKDLAWAVSARLPDPGRLLQFAPIPPAS; this is encoded by the coding sequence ATGCAGAAACGCTTTGTTCTACTGTCACTGCTCGGCATCCTCTGCGCGCCGGCGTTCGCCGCCAGCCCGTTCCGGCAGCTCTACGATCTGGATGACCTGCCGCTGCTCAAGCCGGGAGTCCGCACGTACCAGGTGTCCAGCCACGATCCGACCGGCGGAAACGCCGATGCGGGGCATTTTGTGCGCGTTGAGGGAAACGTCAAGGTGCTCGCGGATCTGAAGGGCCCCGGAATCGTTCGGAGGCTGTGGTCGGCCAATCCGAGCGGACGGCTGCGGATTACCGTTGATGGAGCGGTTGTCGTCGACGCTCCGTTCCAGGACCTTTTCGAGGCGAAGGTTCGCGGCTTCACGCCGCCGATCGCCGGTCGCAGCAGCGGCGGGTGGTACTCCTATGTGCCCATAGCCTTCGAGAAATCTTGCCTGATCACGGCGACCGATGCGGGGAACTTCTACTACCAGGTGACATGGCAGAAACTGCCGCAAGACTCGAAGGTCACTCCATTCGGAGGGGACTTGAGCGAATCGGACGCGGGATACGCGGCCAAGGCGGAGGATGTGTGGTCGCATCTGGGCGCGCCGCTGGCGGATTCGCGCGCTGTCGCGCTCCCGAAGCGTTTCGTCAGCCTTCCGCCGGGTGGGCGGTGGGCGCAGCCGATACAGGGGCCGGGAACGATCACCTCCCTCCGATTTGCCTTCCCCGCGGGGGTGACGTGGTCCACGTTGCGGCAGACCGTGCTGCGGATCAGTTTTGACGGCGAGAAGTCCGCGGTTGAGGCGCCGCTTGCCGATTTTCTCGGAATGGGATTCGAAGGTGTCCGGTGGAAATCGCTACCCCTCGGAGTGGAGGAGACCGGCGGCTACTGCTACTTCCGCATGCCATTTGCCCGGAGCGCGCGAATCGAGCTTGAGAACCAGTCGCGCTCCGCGTTCCAGGCGTCGTTTTCGGGGTTGGCCCGTCCGGGGGTGCCCGCGACGCCCTATGGGTATTTCCACGCGAATTACCACTCCGCGGTCAACGTCGGCGGCAGGGATTACGTTTTCGGAAGACTCCAGGGCGTTGGCCACGTTGTGGGCGTGACCGAGAGTATGCGGGGTAATGGAAGCCTCTGGTTCCTGGAGGGCGACGAGAAGGTTTACGTGGATGGCTCGAAATCGCCGGACATCTACGGCACCGGTACAGAAGATTTCTATAATTGCGGCTGGTATTTCCAGACCGGGCTCGTCGACGTGGCGCTGCACGGCCTCAGCCACAAAACGGACAATGAGATCGCGGCCTGGCGGTTCGAGATTCCCGACGCCATCCCATTCCGGCGATTTCTCGACTTCCACATCGAGCACGGCGGGACCGATGACGTCGCCGGTTCGGAGTATTCCAGCGTCATTTACTGGTATGGCAAGGCCGGATCGAAGTATGTGGCCGGGGCGTTGCCTCGTGGCTCGGCCCTTCTGCCCAGGCCGTTCGTGGCGCCGATAGAGGGCGCTATCCAGGCGGCGGATGCGAACTGGGTCGGGACAGGCGGCGCGACCATTCGGAAGGAGCCATGGCAGACGCTGGGCAGCTATCGCGGCGCGGGCCGAACCCTGATAAAGGGTGCCGCCGGATCCGGCGCCTCGTTTGGTGTGGAGGCACGATTCACGGACGATTACGACGTGGATGTCTACCTGTCCGGGGCCGGAACAGCGTCACAAGCGACACTCATCCTCGATGGCAGTCCCGTAGGAACGCCCATGCGGGACACGGGCGCCCCGCTTCCCATTCGGAAGGTGAGCGCCGGCGCGGTTCGCTTGACGGAGGGAAAACACGCGCTCGGCGTGCGGATAACGTCGGGATCCTCCATCGCGATTGCCGCCGTCCGGGTCCAGCCCCGCTCGCCGCTCGTTCGGGACTTCGCCGTCCTCGGTCCGTTTCCGATCGCCGGCGCGGAAGGCGCCAAAACACCACTTCCGGCGGATGGGAAAGCCCCCGATCTGTCGAGGGCCTACGCCGTCGGATCCAGAAGCCTGAAATGGACGGTACTGCGCGCGCCGAATGGCCTGCTGGACCTGGCCGCGACGCTGAGCCCTCATGTGAACGTCGCCGCCTACGTTGCATTTGCCGTGAAATCACCCCACGATCAGACCCTGCCGCTGATGATCGGATCGGACGACGGAGTACAGGTCTGGGCGAACGGGGCGCTCGTCACCACCAACAACGTTGTGCGCGGGTTCCGCCTCGACGAGGACCGCGTGCCGGTATCCCTGAAGGCAGGCTGGAACACGATCGTCCTCAAGGTTGCGCAGAAAGACCTTGCGTGGGCGGTGTCGGCGCGCCTCCCGGACCCCGGCAGGCTCCTCCAGTTCGCCCCGATCCCGCCGGCGTCTTAG
- the mtaB gene encoding tRNA (N(6)-L-threonylcarbamoyladenosine(37)-C(2))-methylthiotransferase MtaB, whose product MIETDHSGRRPRVALSTLGCKANQYESGRIAADFAARGFEITDDASSADIVVINTCTVTNVADGKSRRQIRRLKRNNPAALVVATGCAAELERDNLRSTTGVDLVVPNRDKAALVGRTLSFRPGLNAPLQMLDEDAIPANAAQCRLTSLGRTRAILMIQNGCGYRCSYCIIPTARPLRESRPLEGILEEAQQLAADGYREIVLTGISIGSWRDGSRRLQDLLQGMASIPGLDRIRLSSIEPKTVTLPLLDTIAAVRSACHHLHIPLQAGDDATLKAMNRYYDTAYFAGLIERVRRRLPDVALSTDVITGFPTETDAQFEETMRFCADMGFCKIHVFPFSPRAGTPAAEMEDSVGGVARKERTARLMALSDTGAQAWAEASVGSVVDVLAEPRAAATGLYSGLTGNYIRVHWDCEADVRGQIVPIRITGARGGEALGVRV is encoded by the coding sequence GTGATAGAAACAGACCATTCCGGGCGGCGCCCACGTGTCGCTCTCTCCACGCTGGGCTGCAAAGCCAACCAATATGAAAGCGGCCGTATCGCCGCGGATTTCGCCGCGCGAGGCTTCGAGATCACCGACGACGCATCGAGCGCCGACATTGTGGTCATCAATACCTGCACGGTTACGAACGTGGCGGACGGCAAGTCACGCCGGCAGATACGCAGGCTGAAACGCAACAATCCGGCCGCTCTGGTCGTGGCGACCGGCTGCGCGGCGGAGTTGGAGCGGGACAATCTTCGCTCGACAACCGGCGTGGACCTTGTGGTCCCGAATCGAGACAAAGCGGCTCTGGTTGGACGGACGCTGTCGTTCAGGCCAGGGCTCAACGCCCCGCTGCAAATGCTGGACGAAGACGCGATTCCCGCTAACGCTGCCCAATGCCGCCTCACAAGCCTCGGGCGAACGCGGGCCATCCTGATGATCCAGAACGGGTGCGGCTATCGATGCTCGTACTGCATCATCCCGACAGCACGCCCTCTCCGCGAGAGCCGCCCGCTTGAGGGCATCCTGGAGGAGGCCCAGCAATTGGCCGCCGACGGCTATCGGGAGATCGTTCTCACCGGGATTTCCATCGGCTCGTGGCGGGACGGCTCGCGCCGTCTCCAGGACCTCCTTCAGGGTATGGCAAGCATACCGGGCCTTGACCGCATCCGGTTGTCCAGCATCGAGCCGAAGACGGTTACCTTGCCGCTGCTCGATACCATCGCCGCGGTTCGCAGCGCCTGCCATCACCTGCATATCCCGCTGCAGGCCGGGGACGACGCGACGCTCAAAGCGATGAACCGTTATTACGACACGGCCTACTTCGCCGGGTTGATCGAGCGGGTCCGGAGGCGTCTTCCGGATGTGGCGCTTTCGACAGACGTCATCACGGGCTTCCCGACCGAGACCGACGCCCAGTTCGAGGAGACGATGCGATTCTGCGCCGACATGGGATTCTGTAAAATTCACGTCTTCCCGTTCAGCCCTCGGGCCGGAACTCCGGCGGCGGAGATGGAGGATTCGGTGGGCGGCGTGGCGCGCAAGGAGCGAACCGCCCGCCTGATGGCGCTGTCCGATACCGGCGCCCAGGCGTGGGCTGAAGCCTCCGTGGGTTCCGTTGTCGACGTTCTCGCAGAACCGCGCGCGGCGGCCACCGGACTCTATTCCGGCCTGACCGGCAATTACATCCGCGTGCACTGGGACTGTGAGGCGGATGTTCGGGGCCAGATCGTACCTATACGGATCACCGGCGCCCGGGGCGGGGAAGCGCTCGGCGTACGAGTATGA
- the folP gene encoding dihydropteroate synthase: MNRTEPAGDRVRRSLNMPWKGEFRHPTLVMGIVNVTPDSFQSVGRHNRPMDAVEHGLSLFADGADILDVGGESSRPGAPIVPVEEELERVIPVVQGLAERSSVPISVDTRKSEVAEAAIRAGARIINDVSAGRFDAHMFRVVAESDAFICLMHGPLDTTAMQWSTAEVRRGADIAASVAGFLSARAEAAVSGGIDEDRIWVDPGFGFGKTVGDNLRLIRDLNLITCLPWPVMVGTSRKSTLGAVLNGAAPEDRLEATLATVALAIRSGAAIVRVHDVAAAVRTARTADAIVHCGQP, from the coding sequence ATGAACCGAACGGAACCGGCAGGCGACAGGGTGCGCCGAAGCCTCAACATGCCGTGGAAGGGCGAGTTTCGCCACCCGACCCTGGTGATGGGGATCGTGAACGTTACCCCGGACTCGTTCCAGTCTGTCGGGCGGCACAACCGACCGATGGATGCGGTGGAACACGGCCTGAGCCTTTTCGCCGACGGAGCCGATATCCTCGATGTCGGCGGCGAATCCTCGCGTCCGGGCGCGCCCATCGTGCCGGTGGAGGAAGAGCTTGAAAGGGTTATCCCGGTTGTCCAGGGCCTCGCCGAGCGATCCTCCGTTCCCATATCGGTTGACACGCGGAAATCGGAGGTTGCGGAAGCGGCCATCCGGGCCGGCGCACGGATCATAAACGACGTATCCGCCGGACGGTTCGACGCGCACATGTTTCGCGTGGTGGCGGAGTCGGATGCCTTCATCTGCCTGATGCACGGCCCGCTGGACACCACGGCCATGCAATGGTCCACCGCCGAGGTTCGCCGCGGAGCGGATATCGCCGCAAGTGTCGCGGGATTCCTATCCGCGCGCGCGGAGGCCGCTGTTTCCGGGGGCATCGACGAAGACCGTATATGGGTAGATCCCGGTTTCGGGTTCGGAAAAACAGTCGGGGACAACCTTCGGCTGATCCGTGACCTGAACCTGATCACCTGCCTCCCATGGCCGGTCATGGTGGGAACCTCCCGAAAGAGCACACTCGGCGCCGTTCTGAACGGCGCCGCTCCGGAGGATCGCCTCGAGGCGACGCTGGCCACTGTGGCGCTGGCCATTCGATCGGGCGCTGCCATCGTTCGCGTACACGACGTGGCGGCCGCTGTTCGAACTGCCCGAACGGCGGATGCTATCGTACATTGCGGGCAACCGTAG
- a CDS encoding alpha/beta hydrolase-fold protein, translating into MNAFRGIACLILALPALAHADDRPSTRTGDFRDFPAFASTVLGNVRKVTVMLPPSYAASPQRRYPVLYAHDLQNLFDEKGSFIGKEWRLDETLTQMWSAKRIPEIIVVGIANTPKRMSEYMPGPTGDQYVRFITVELKPFIDNRFRTKRGPADTAMMGSSMGALISVWGSLTRPDVFGGAAGLSPAMQFADEIRTRMESERPSRIHWYLDVGTDEIPGDAGQRLVQAFRDARSALVQGGYREGTDFVAEVIPGGVHNEVSWAARVDKPLEFLFGGNDEAPKTHR; encoded by the coding sequence ATGAACGCATTCAGAGGAATCGCCTGCCTGATTCTTGCTTTGCCTGCCCTCGCCCACGCCGACGATCGTCCCAGCACACGGACCGGCGATTTTCGAGACTTCCCCGCGTTTGCATCCACGGTTCTTGGGAACGTGCGCAAGGTTACAGTGATGCTGCCGCCGAGTTACGCCGCCTCGCCGCAGAGGCGCTATCCGGTGCTGTACGCCCATGACCTTCAGAACCTGTTCGATGAAAAGGGGTCGTTCATCGGCAAGGAGTGGCGGCTGGACGAAACACTGACGCAAATGTGGTCGGCTAAACGCATCCCGGAGATCATCGTGGTGGGTATCGCGAACACCCCGAAGCGTATGTCCGAGTATATGCCCGGGCCGACGGGTGACCAGTACGTCAGGTTCATCACCGTTGAACTCAAGCCGTTCATTGACAACCGGTTCCGAACAAAACGGGGGCCCGCCGATACCGCGATGATGGGGAGCAGCATGGGCGCTCTGATCTCCGTTTGGGGGTCACTCACGAGGCCGGACGTTTTCGGCGGCGCGGCGGGGCTGTCCCCCGCAATGCAATTCGCGGATGAGATTCGAACGCGTATGGAGTCCGAGCGTCCATCGCGAATCCACTGGTATCTGGACGTCGGAACCGACGAGATACCCGGAGATGCCGGCCAGCGTTTGGTGCAGGCGTTCCGCGACGCTCGATCGGCCCTGGTGCAGGGCGGTTACCGCGAAGGTACGGATTTCGTGGCGGAGGTCATTCCCGGCGGGGTACACAACGAGGTTTCGTGGGCAGCCCGCGTTGACAAACCGCTGGAGTTCCTGTTCGGCGGAAACGACGAGGCTCCCAAGACGCATCGATAG
- a CDS encoding peptidylprolyl isomerase has protein sequence MKSKITRGLPAVMLLVSAVAALAAPVTAPKSTAKPAAKAPAAAKLPKGVVAMVNKTPIYEKDVLDRMWREGGQSVTDRAVNQTIVLLEAQKRKIAVTPKQVQAEFDVQKQQFTSQAGRQPADWNKIVDRYGKANMLADMKIQLLARKIGEDEAKTTKLTPEEIKTAEDQVEKDAHQVHAKHILVGIGDQFDKRSEADAQKRMQEVQDKLKAGAKWDDLAKEYSDDMSNKDRGGDLGFFKRGQMVKAFEDAAFSMKKDEITPTPVKTTFGLHLIQVVEIKNDPVTPESKKAAVAKALETKKQQATSSGTWFNKIRGTYKIETKFPPVQ, from the coding sequence TTGAAATCGAAGATCACTCGTGGCCTACCCGCTGTCATGCTTCTCGTCAGCGCAGTAGCGGCCCTGGCTGCGCCCGTAACCGCCCCGAAATCAACCGCGAAGCCTGCCGCCAAGGCGCCGGCGGCGGCCAAACTGCCCAAAGGCGTCGTGGCCATGGTCAATAAGACCCCCATCTATGAGAAGGACGTCCTCGATCGAATGTGGCGCGAAGGCGGCCAGTCCGTGACAGACCGGGCCGTGAACCAGACTATCGTTCTGCTGGAAGCCCAGAAGCGCAAAATCGCCGTGACGCCGAAGCAGGTCCAGGCCGAGTTTGACGTCCAGAAGCAGCAGTTCACCAGCCAGGCCGGCCGCCAGCCCGCCGATTGGAATAAGATCGTCGATCGCTACGGCAAGGCGAACATGCTCGCCGACATGAAGATTCAGCTCCTGGCTCGCAAGATCGGCGAGGACGAAGCGAAAACGACGAAACTCACCCCCGAGGAGATCAAGACGGCCGAAGACCAGGTGGAGAAGGACGCCCATCAGGTTCACGCCAAACATATCCTCGTAGGCATCGGCGACCAGTTCGACAAGCGATCCGAAGCGGACGCTCAGAAGCGCATGCAGGAAGTCCAGGACAAACTGAAAGCCGGCGCGAAGTGGGATGACCTCGCCAAGGAATACTCCGACGACATGAGCAACAAGGACCGCGGCGGCGACCTCGGGTTCTTCAAGCGCGGACAGATGGTCAAGGCGTTCGAAGACGCGGCCTTCTCGATGAAGAAGGACGAGATTACCCCCACCCCGGTGAAGACAACTTTCGGCCTCCACCTGATCCAGGTGGTCGAGATCAAAAACGACCCGGTGACTCCGGAAAGCAAGAAGGCCGCCGTAGCCAAGGCTCTCGAAACCAAGAAGCAGCAGGCCACCTCGTCCGGCACATGGTTCAACAAGATCCGCGGTACGTACAAGATCGAAACCAAGTTTCCGCCGGTTCAGTAA
- a CDS encoding peptidylprolyl isomerase, producing MKLPVSVTTFSCALVTLFACAGCGSVLAMPPGAVATVNGVPVLKSTIDSHLWRESGAVTLDFMIKSRILLDEAAKRGITLSPEDLQTRMLEYKTTFLTAAGHTPLDWQNFVARFGLKNIEAQQRDSLLAVRIGDDEAAKTVLTPDEEARVRADLTRAAHKVRARIALVGIGAEFGGRLEAAAKERADAARAALDAGKTWDAVSLEFSDDVSTRSHGGDLGFVTREQVEKPLEDFLFSAKPGPESRRILRLGSGYAVAEVVERKDILPTEADIKKAMDETLARKKGIAKEVSTWFPKAEKACSIQRQLPYQP from the coding sequence TTGAAACTCCCAGTTTCTGTTACAACGTTCTCGTGTGCCCTGGTGACGTTATTCGCGTGCGCGGGCTGCGGATCCGTGCTCGCCATGCCGCCGGGCGCTGTCGCCACCGTCAACGGGGTTCCAGTCCTCAAATCAACCATTGACAGTCATCTCTGGCGTGAATCGGGCGCTGTAACGCTGGATTTCATGATCAAGTCGCGGATTCTGCTCGATGAGGCCGCCAAGCGCGGGATCACCCTCTCCCCCGAGGACCTGCAAACCCGCATGCTTGAGTACAAGACGACATTTCTGACCGCGGCAGGGCATACTCCCCTGGACTGGCAGAATTTTGTAGCCCGATTTGGCCTGAAGAACATCGAAGCTCAGCAGAGGGATAGCCTGCTGGCCGTTCGGATTGGGGATGACGAGGCCGCCAAAACGGTGCTCACCCCCGACGAAGAGGCGAGGGTCCGCGCGGACCTGACGCGAGCCGCGCACAAGGTACGCGCCCGAATCGCCCTGGTAGGCATCGGCGCGGAGTTCGGAGGCCGTCTGGAAGCCGCCGCGAAGGAACGGGCCGATGCGGCGCGGGCCGCTCTCGATGCCGGCAAAACCTGGGACGCGGTAAGCCTCGAGTTCTCCGATGACGTCAGCACGCGGAGCCACGGAGGCGATCTCGGCTTTGTGACCCGCGAACAAGTTGAGAAGCCCCTGGAGGACTTCCTGTTCTCCGCCAAGCCAGGTCCGGAATCGCGCCGGATCCTCCGCTTGGGCAGCGGTTACGCCGTCGCGGAGGTTGTGGAGCGCAAGGACATTCTGCCAACCGAGGCCGACATCAAGAAGGCGATGGACGAGACGCTGGCTCGCAAGAAGGGGATCGCGAAGGAAGTCTCCACCTGGTTTCCGAAGGCGGAGAAGGCCTGTTCGATTCAGCGTCAGCTCCCTTATCAACCATAG